tatatttacacattttttaacccGTTTGGTATCACCGCAGTGAACAGGCGAATCATCcatcgtttttaatatttacttgaacAATATCATCATCAACATGACAGACACCGTCGCTACAACTCCGGCTCCAGTCGCCGCATCGCCGGCCGCGAAGAAGTCTCCTGCCAAGAAGAAGTTGTCGGCTTCTAAAGTCAAGAAGACCGTTGCGTTGCACCCGACCACCGCCGTGATGGTCACGTCGGCCATCAAGGAGCTCAAGGAGAAGAAAGGTTCGTCGTTACCGGCCATCAAGAAATACTTGGCCGCCAACTACAAAGTCGATCCCGCCAAGCTGGCGCCTTTCATCAGGAAGTTTTTGAAAGCCGCCGTCGCCAACGGTACCGTCGTCCAGACCAAGGGAACCGGCGCTTCGGGACACTTCAAGTTGCCCGTCGCCGAGGTCAAGCCGAAAAAGGCCGTTGTAGCCAAGAAGAAGAAATCCATCGTCAAAAAAGTCAAAGCCGCCGGAACACCGAAGAAGAAGAAGCTCGTAGCCGCCAAGAAACCCGCGGCGGGTGAACCAGCAGCCAAAAAAGCGAAAAAGGCCGCTGCGACGAAACCCAAGGCGACTACACCAAAGAAGGCCCCAGCCAAAGCGAAAAAGCCGGCCGCCGTCAAACCCAAATCGAAGAAAACTCCGATCAAGAAAACCGCAGCTCCCAAAAAGAAGTAGTGCGGTAGTAAAATACTATCCCCTCTTCCTTCcttaaaacggtccttttcaggaccaccaatTTTATGACTCGCACTTctctcaataaatatatttcatacatttacaGTAAGCTGTGTACGATTGTATTACGCgtgatttagaaaataatattttataaagtccGTTCGCGTGTTTGGTCGTTTCAGACTATGGACGGGTGAAACGTACCCAGTTGCAGTTTGATTATATTGCAATCGATCAAAATGAAAACATcggt
Above is a window of Metopolophium dirhodum isolate CAU chromosome 3, ASM1992520v1, whole genome shotgun sequence DNA encoding:
- the LOC132940716 gene encoding histone H1A, sperm-like — translated: MTDTVATTPAPVAASPAAKKSPAKKKLSASKVKKTVALHPTTAVMVTSAIKELKEKKGSSLPAIKKYLAANYKVDPAKLAPFIRKFLKAAVANGTVVQTKGTGASGHFKLPVAEVKPKKAVVAKKKKSIVKKVKAAGTPKKKKLVAAKKPAAGEPAAKKAKKAAATKPKATTPKKAPAKAKKPAAVKPKSKKTPIKKTAAPKKK